Proteins from one Arthrobacter sp. DNA4 genomic window:
- a CDS encoding formate--tetrahydrofolate ligase, translated as MSALPSDLEIARAARIRPIGDIAAAAGVNADALEQYGRYKAKIDPARLAAPAPHGRVVLVSAMSPTPAGEGKSTTTVGLADSLARAGHKVMIALREPSLGPVLGMKGGATGGGYSQVLPMDEINLHFTGDFHAITSANNALMALVDNHIYQGNALNIDPRRMTFKRVLDMNDRSLREVVIGLGGPTQGVPRQDGFDITVASEIMAVFCLATDLADLRSRLGRITFGYTYDRALVTVADLGVEGALTLLLKEAVKPNLVQTIAGTPALVHGGPFANIAHGCNSLIATQTARRLADIVVTEAGFGADLGAEKFMDIKARYGGLAPSAVVVVATVRALKMQGGVAKDQLARPDVAALEAGVVNLRRHVHNVEKFGVTPVVAINKFSSDAPEELDWLLKWCAAEGVRAAVADVWGRGGGGDGGDELAALVAQAVEAPSSFRHLYPLELSVEDKIRTIAQEIYGADGVDFSVPALKRLADIERNGWGSMPVCMAKTQYSFTDDASRLGAPKGFTIHVRDLLPKTGAGFIVALTGAVMTMPGLPAVPAALRMDVDADGNPVGLT; from the coding sequence ATGTCTGCTCTCCCCTCTGATCTGGAAATAGCCCGCGCCGCCCGCATCCGCCCCATCGGGGACATCGCGGCTGCGGCCGGGGTCAATGCCGATGCTCTGGAACAGTACGGGCGGTACAAGGCGAAAATCGATCCCGCCCGGCTTGCGGCCCCTGCTCCGCACGGCAGGGTGGTGCTGGTCTCGGCCATGTCGCCCACGCCGGCCGGCGAGGGCAAATCCACCACCACTGTGGGGCTGGCGGATTCGCTGGCCCGCGCCGGTCACAAGGTGATGATCGCGCTGCGGGAACCGTCCCTGGGGCCGGTGTTGGGCATGAAGGGGGGCGCCACCGGCGGCGGCTACTCGCAGGTACTGCCCATGGACGAGATCAACCTGCACTTCACCGGCGATTTCCATGCGATCACTTCGGCCAACAACGCCCTGATGGCACTGGTGGACAACCATATCTACCAAGGCAACGCACTGAACATCGATCCACGCAGGATGACGTTCAAACGCGTCCTGGACATGAACGACCGCTCCCTGCGGGAAGTGGTCATCGGACTGGGCGGACCGACGCAGGGCGTGCCGCGGCAGGACGGGTTCGACATCACCGTGGCTTCCGAAATCATGGCTGTCTTCTGCCTCGCCACGGACCTGGCGGACCTCCGCTCACGGCTGGGCCGGATCACGTTCGGCTACACCTACGACCGGGCCCTTGTGACCGTGGCAGACCTCGGCGTGGAGGGGGCGTTGACGCTGCTCCTGAAGGAGGCGGTCAAGCCCAACCTGGTGCAGACCATCGCCGGCACCCCCGCCCTGGTCCACGGCGGCCCCTTCGCCAACATCGCCCACGGCTGCAATTCGCTCATTGCCACGCAGACCGCCCGGCGGCTGGCGGACATCGTGGTCACCGAAGCCGGCTTCGGGGCTGACCTGGGCGCCGAAAAGTTCATGGACATCAAGGCGCGGTACGGCGGCCTGGCCCCGTCCGCGGTCGTGGTGGTGGCAACAGTCCGCGCCCTGAAGATGCAGGGCGGGGTGGCCAAGGACCAGTTGGCGCGCCCGGATGTCGCTGCCCTGGAGGCCGGGGTGGTTAACCTCCGCCGGCACGTGCACAACGTGGAGAAGTTCGGCGTCACCCCCGTGGTGGCCATCAACAAGTTCTCCTCCGATGCGCCGGAGGAACTCGACTGGCTGCTGAAGTGGTGCGCAGCCGAAGGCGTGCGCGCCGCCGTCGCCGACGTGTGGGGCCGGGGCGGCGGGGGCGACGGCGGCGACGAACTCGCGGCCCTCGTTGCGCAGGCGGTGGAGGCGCCCAGCAGTTTCCGCCACCTTTATCCCCTGGAGCTGTCCGTGGAGGACAAGATCCGCACCATCGCCCAGGAGATCTACGGAGCCGACGGCGTGGACTTCTCCGTGCCGGCGCTGAAGCGGCTTGCCGACATTGAGCGGAACGGCTGGGGTTCGATGCCCGTGTGCATGGCCAAGACCCAGTACTCGTTCACGGACGATGCCTCACGGCTGGGCGCCCCCAAAGGGTTCACCATCCACGTCCGCGACCTGCTGCCCAAGACCGGTGCGGGCTTCATCGTTGCCCTTACCGGGGCTGTCATGACGATGCCTGGCCTCCCGGCCGTCCCGGCTGCGCTGCGCATGGACGTGGACGCGGACGGCAACCCGGTCGGCCTCACCTAG
- the mshA gene encoding D-inositol-3-phosphate glycosyltransferase codes for MALIRRVALLSLHTSPMEQPGSGDAGGMNVYIRELASALAEAGVEVEIFTRATSADQTAVEHPDPGVCVHNVLAGPPRKIPKEELPGLLHAMVAEIEQIRRRQPHGRYDVIHSHYWVSGIAGLELSELWGVPLVHTMHTMAKVKNLLLESGEQPEPWRRELGEHRIVDGAARLIANTSSEAAELVSHYGATYDRIDIAPPGVDLATFTPAFRARSRAEHGVSPDTFHLVFAGRIQRLKGPQVLVKAAALLRKRRPDIDLRVTILGALSGNKEFNLRCLVAEAGMDDVVTQLPPVKAPELASWFRAADVVVMPSFSESFGLVALEAQACGTPVVATRVGGLSRAIFHGRTGLLVDGHHAADWADALESLYDDPATREDLGRAAAIRAQNSGWQRTAAITLESYHAAVDNFVGRRLAPVVPAS; via the coding sequence GTGGCACTGATCCGCAGGGTCGCTTTGCTTTCCCTCCACACCTCCCCCATGGAACAGCCCGGCTCCGGTGATGCCGGCGGAATGAACGTCTACATCCGCGAGCTGGCCTCGGCACTGGCCGAGGCAGGCGTGGAAGTGGAGATCTTCACGCGGGCCACCTCAGCCGACCAGACCGCCGTCGAGCATCCCGACCCCGGCGTGTGCGTGCACAACGTCCTGGCCGGGCCGCCCAGGAAGATCCCCAAGGAGGAACTTCCCGGGCTGCTGCACGCCATGGTTGCGGAAATCGAGCAGATCCGCCGCCGCCAGCCGCACGGCCGGTACGACGTCATCCATTCCCACTACTGGGTGTCCGGGATAGCGGGGCTGGAACTGTCCGAGCTGTGGGGCGTTCCGTTGGTCCACACCATGCACACCATGGCCAAGGTCAAGAACCTGTTGCTGGAGTCCGGTGAGCAGCCGGAGCCCTGGCGCCGCGAACTGGGCGAGCACCGCATCGTCGACGGCGCGGCCAGGCTTATTGCCAACACCAGCTCCGAGGCCGCCGAACTCGTGTCCCACTACGGCGCCACCTACGACCGCATCGACATCGCGCCACCCGGTGTGGACCTGGCCACGTTCACCCCCGCGTTCCGGGCACGGTCCAGGGCGGAGCACGGCGTCAGCCCCGACACGTTCCACCTGGTGTTCGCCGGTCGCATCCAGCGCCTAAAGGGCCCCCAGGTCCTGGTCAAAGCCGCGGCGCTGCTGCGGAAGCGTCGCCCGGACATTGACCTGCGCGTCACCATCCTCGGTGCGTTGAGCGGCAACAAGGAATTCAACCTCCGCTGCCTGGTGGCGGAAGCAGGAATGGACGACGTCGTCACGCAGCTTCCGCCGGTGAAGGCACCTGAGCTGGCGTCCTGGTTCCGTGCGGCCGACGTTGTGGTGATGCCTTCCTTCAGTGAATCCTTCGGGCTCGTGGCACTCGAGGCCCAGGCCTGCGGGACGCCCGTGGTGGCCACCCGGGTTGGCGGGCTCTCCCGCGCCATCTTCCACGGCCGGACCGGGCTCCTGGTGGACGGCCACCATGCTGCGGACTGGGCCGATGCCCTGGAATCCCTGTACGACGACCCCGCCACCCGCGAGGACCTGGGCCGCGCTGCCGCCATCCGTGCCCAGAACTCCGGCTGGCAGCGTACTGCCGCCATAACGCTGGAAAGCTACCATGCCGCCGTCGACAACTTTGTGGGCCGCCGACTGGCCCCGGTGGTTCCGGCTTCCTGA